A portion of the Acidimicrobiales bacterium genome contains these proteins:
- a CDS encoding HAD-IC family P-type ATPase: protein MTPLTGLSTAEVEERVADGRVNDVPDAPVRSFSEIVRANVFTPVNGIIGSLLVLILVAGYPADALFAGVVVSNSVIGIAQELQARRTLNALAVLSAPRARVRRDDTVSEIGVSGVVTDDLLELEPGDQIVVDGVVASAFGLEVDESLLTGESDPVEKSEGDEVRSGSFVSAGSGAYRATHVGADSYAAKLAEEARRFEMAGSELRRGVNRILKWLQIIIPPAALLLLLRQLGTEDRWENALQATVAAAVAMVPDGLVLLTSLSFITGVIALARRKALAKELASVELLARVDTLCLDKTGTITTGEISLGQVEPLGEYTAEEAALALGAMGAADPAPNATLAAIAGSHPSPDWVIGENLPFSSARKWAGADFADHGVYYLGAPDILFDDDDDAERARADEASAAGTRVLLLTRADGPWAGDSLPVQRHPVALIHLEDTVRDDAPEILAFFRDQGVDIKVISGDNAATVAAVARRAGIRFGDDHGNVNGSGFMDARTLPEDQEGLADVLETTTVFGRVTPHQKRAMVHALQSRGRIVAMTGDGVNDVLALKDADMGIAMGAGSSSTRAVAQLVLLDNKFATLPRVLAEGRKVINNIERVANLFITKAAYAVLLTALVGIAGSPFPFLPRQLTLIGTFSIGVPGFFLALAPNHALVRPGFLERVLRFSLPAGAVAGTVTFVLYEIVRRMDDVTITEARTAATATLLLLGLVILLLISRPWKPWKVGLAAAMAGCYVLVMVWPFAREYFELELPTAPAWGAVGAASAIGAIGIWTAGKIFTDD from the coding sequence GTGACCCCACTCACCGGGCTGAGCACAGCCGAGGTCGAGGAGCGGGTCGCCGACGGGCGCGTCAACGACGTACCCGACGCGCCGGTACGTTCGTTCTCGGAGATCGTCCGGGCCAATGTGTTCACGCCGGTCAACGGCATCATCGGATCTTTGCTGGTGCTGATCCTGGTGGCCGGCTACCCGGCCGACGCGCTCTTCGCCGGCGTCGTCGTGTCGAACAGCGTGATCGGCATCGCCCAGGAGCTCCAGGCCCGGCGAACGCTCAACGCCCTGGCCGTGCTCTCCGCGCCGCGGGCCCGGGTTCGCCGGGACGACACCGTGAGCGAGATCGGCGTCAGCGGTGTGGTGACCGACGATCTGCTCGAACTCGAGCCCGGCGACCAGATCGTGGTCGACGGTGTGGTCGCCTCGGCCTTCGGGCTCGAGGTCGACGAATCGCTTCTGACCGGTGAATCCGACCCCGTCGAGAAGTCGGAGGGCGACGAGGTTCGCTCCGGCTCGTTCGTGTCGGCGGGATCCGGCGCCTACCGGGCCACCCACGTCGGGGCCGACTCCTACGCCGCGAAGCTCGCCGAGGAGGCTCGCCGGTTCGAGATGGCCGGGAGCGAACTCCGACGCGGTGTCAACAGGATCCTCAAGTGGCTCCAGATCATCATCCCGCCGGCGGCGCTGCTCCTGCTGCTGCGCCAGCTCGGCACCGAGGACCGTTGGGAGAACGCCCTCCAGGCCACCGTCGCCGCGGCGGTGGCGATGGTGCCCGACGGCCTCGTGCTGCTCACCAGCCTCAGCTTCATCACCGGCGTGATCGCGCTGGCCCGCCGCAAGGCGCTGGCCAAGGAACTCGCGTCGGTCGAGCTCCTCGCCCGCGTCGACACGCTCTGTCTCGACAAGACCGGCACGATCACCACCGGTGAGATCTCACTCGGTCAGGTCGAACCGCTCGGGGAGTACACCGCCGAAGAGGCGGCGCTCGCGCTGGGAGCGATGGGCGCAGCCGACCCGGCTCCCAACGCGACCCTCGCCGCCATCGCCGGAAGCCACCCATCGCCTGACTGGGTGATCGGCGAGAACCTGCCGTTCTCGTCGGCCCGCAAATGGGCCGGCGCCGACTTCGCCGACCACGGCGTGTACTACCTGGGCGCGCCCGACATCCTCTTCGACGACGATGACGACGCCGAGCGGGCGCGGGCCGACGAAGCCTCCGCGGCCGGCACCCGCGTCCTCCTGCTCACTCGGGCCGACGGTCCGTGGGCGGGAGACTCCCTGCCCGTCCAGCGGCATCCCGTGGCGCTGATCCACCTCGAGGACACGGTGCGCGACGACGCACCCGAGATCCTGGCGTTCTTCCGCGACCAGGGCGTCGACATCAAGGTGATCTCCGGCGACAACGCCGCAACCGTTGCCGCCGTCGCCCGCCGGGCCGGCATCCGGTTCGGCGACGACCACGGCAACGTCAACGGCAGCGGCTTCATGGACGCGCGCACCCTCCCCGAGGATCAGGAAGGCCTGGCCGACGTGCTCGAGACCACCACGGTCTTCGGGCGGGTGACCCCGCATCAGAAGCGGGCGATGGTTCACGCGTTGCAGTCGCGCGGACGCATAGTGGCGATGACCGGCGACGGCGTCAACGACGTCCTCGCGCTGAAGGACGCCGACATGGGTATTGCGATGGGTGCCGGGTCCTCGTCGACCCGAGCGGTCGCCCAGCTCGTGTTGCTCGACAACAAGTTCGCCACGCTCCCTCGTGTGCTCGCCGAGGGCCGCAAGGTGATCAACAACATCGAACGGGTGGCCAACCTCTTCATCACCAAGGCCGCCTACGCCGTGCTGCTCACTGCCCTCGTCGGCATCGCCGGCTCGCCGTTCCCCTTCCTGCCTCGCCAGCTCACCCTGATCGGCACGTTCTCGATCGGGGTGCCCGGGTTCTTCCTCGCCCTCGCCCCGAACCACGCGCTGGTGCGGCCCGGCTTCCTCGAACGCGTGCTGCGCTTCTCGTTGCCCGCCGGCGCGGTGGCCGGCACGGTCACCTTCGTGCTCTACGAGATCGTCCGCCGGATGGACGACGTCACCATCACCGAGGCCCGTACGGCAGCCACCGCCACGCTTCTCCTGCTCGGCCTCGTGATCCTGCTGCTGATCAGCCGGCCGTGGAAGCCGTGGAAGGTGGGGCTCGCGGCGGCCATGGCCGGGTGCTACGTGCTGGTGATGGTCTGGCCGTTCGCCCGCGAGTACTTCGAACTCGAGCTGCCCACCGCGCCGGCGTGGGGGGCGGTCGGCGCGGCGAGCGCAATCGGTGCGATCGGCATCTGGACCGCCGGCAAGATCTTCACCGACGACTGA
- a CDS encoding SDR family oxidoreductase has translation MNPPTTDHEPNPPLPHLAGLLDGRVAIVTGAGQGVGEGIAAAMAAAGATVLIAARRAETGEPAAARIRDAGGTAQFVRCDVTERADVDHAVATAIADHGRLDVMVHNAVSPPGPPRQIQDVDDETIALQIATSTTAAFHCAQAAFPYLRADYGTFILLTSPAGIEGSGHLPMYGTVKGAQRGILKSLAREWGPAGVRVNAIAPVAWTPAMDVATEANPTLEARLRGRTPLQRIGDPTDDIGPVAVFLASPMARHMTGQTLAVDGGRYLGL, from the coding sequence ATGAACCCTCCCACCACCGACCACGAACCCAATCCCCCGCTCCCGCACCTGGCCGGGCTGCTCGACGGGCGGGTCGCCATCGTCACCGGCGCCGGTCAGGGCGTCGGTGAGGGCATCGCCGCCGCGATGGCCGCAGCGGGCGCCACCGTGCTGATCGCCGCTCGCCGGGCCGAGACCGGCGAACCCGCAGCCGCCCGCATTCGCGACGCCGGCGGCACCGCCCAGTTCGTACGCTGCGACGTCACCGAACGAGCCGACGTGGACCACGCGGTCGCCACCGCGATCGCCGACCACGGGCGGCTCGACGTGATGGTCCACAACGCGGTCTCCCCGCCGGGGCCGCCCCGACAGATCCAGGATGTCGACGACGAGACGATCGCACTGCAGATCGCCACGTCGACCACCGCCGCGTTCCATTGTGCGCAGGCCGCGTTTCCGTATCTGCGGGCCGACTACGGCACCTTCATCCTGCTCACCTCACCGGCCGGCATCGAGGGCAGTGGTCACCTGCCGATGTACGGCACGGTCAAGGGCGCCCAGCGCGGCATCCTGAAGAGCCTCGCCCGCGAATGGGGCCCGGCCGGTGTGCGCGTCAACGCGATCGCCCCGGTGGCCTGGACCCCGGCCATGGATGTCGCCACCGAGGCCAACCCCACGCTCGAGGCCCGGCTGCGGGGCCGCACCCCGTTGCAGCGGATCGGCGACCCGACCGACGACATCGGCCCGGTCGCGGTGTTCCTCGCCTCGCCGATGGCCCGGCACATGACCGGCCAGACGCTCGCCGTCGACGGTGGTCGGTACCTCGGGCTGTGA
- a CDS encoding enoyl-CoA hydratase-related protein: MSLHDDYDDLRVEVDGQVAILTLDRPEQLNAFSGAMGRSLTAALRAADADDGVRVVVLTGAGRAFCAGADFSGGSGVFGAPTKETFSSDPLDDFHPWDVRKPVIAAINGHAVGLGMTMTLQCDIRIVAEDAKLGIVQVRRGILPDLHSHWTLPRLVGHTRATELLLTGRMFSGRDALEWGLATDALPATQVLPNALELAHEIAAQTAPISVGASKRLMWMNAPTPERINTLERDIHLHLMGTADSKEGVMAFMEKRDPEWSLSMSEDWPTWLDELH, encoded by the coding sequence ATGAGCCTCCACGACGACTACGACGACCTCCGGGTCGAGGTCGACGGCCAGGTGGCGATCCTCACGCTGGATCGGCCCGAGCAGCTCAACGCGTTCTCCGGCGCCATGGGCCGCAGCCTCACCGCCGCGTTACGGGCCGCCGACGCCGACGACGGCGTGCGCGTCGTCGTGCTGACCGGCGCGGGACGAGCATTCTGCGCAGGTGCCGACTTCTCCGGCGGATCCGGCGTGTTCGGTGCACCGACGAAAGAGACGTTCTCCTCGGACCCCCTCGACGACTTCCACCCGTGGGATGTCCGCAAGCCGGTGATCGCCGCCATCAACGGCCACGCGGTGGGTCTGGGCATGACGATGACGCTCCAGTGCGACATCCGCATCGTTGCCGAGGACGCGAAGCTCGGCATCGTCCAGGTACGGCGGGGCATCCTCCCCGATCTCCACTCCCACTGGACGCTTCCCCGGCTCGTGGGCCACACGCGGGCGACCGAGCTGCTCCTCACCGGTCGCATGTTCAGCGGCCGCGATGCTCTCGAATGGGGGCTCGCAACCGACGCGTTGCCCGCTACCCAGGTCCTCCCCAACGCCCTCGAACTCGCCCACGAGATCGCCGCCCAGACCGCACCGATCTCGGTCGGCGCCTCGAAGCGGCTGATGTGGATGAACGCACCCACACCCGAGCGCATCAACACGCTCGAGCGCGACATCCACCTGCATCTCATGGGCACCGCGGACTCGAAGGAAGGCGTGATGGCATTCATGGAGAAACGTGATCCCGAGTGGTCGCTGTCGATGAGCGAGGACTGGCCGACATGGCTCGACGAACTGCACTGA
- a CDS encoding formylglycine-generating enzyme family protein, with the protein MNDEPCCAPSRDGDPRTPSARADSTPAPGSDTPSVLRPPTIAIDAGSFRMGTAHGRFPGDHEGPIRSAHTDAYELATAPVTNAEFTAFADATGCRTIAETEGWSFVFGGLLPDDFGATRGVVGAEWWRAVEGADWRHPCGPHSDLTGLQAHPVVHVSWHEAVAYAEWVGGRLPTETEWERAARGGLDQFEYPWGDELTPAGRHMCNIWQGEFPMRNTLDDGYLGTSPVGTYPPNAWGLHDTAGNVWEWCADEFADRPNHRVIRGGSYLCHDSYCNRYRVGARSSNTFDTSTGNMGFRVAFPPR; encoded by the coding sequence CTGAACGACGAACCGTGCTGTGCGCCGTCTCGCGACGGCGATCCACGGACCCCGTCGGCGCGTGCCGACTCGACCCCGGCCCCCGGGTCCGACACTCCGTCCGTCCTTCGACCTCCGACCATTGCGATCGACGCCGGATCGTTCCGGATGGGCACCGCCCACGGACGGTTCCCCGGTGACCATGAAGGACCGATCCGCTCGGCGCACACCGATGCGTACGAGCTGGCGACCGCACCGGTCACCAATGCCGAGTTCACCGCTTTCGCCGACGCCACCGGTTGTCGCACGATCGCCGAGACCGAGGGGTGGTCGTTCGTGTTCGGCGGCCTCCTTCCCGATGATTTCGGCGCCACCCGAGGAGTGGTGGGGGCCGAGTGGTGGAGAGCGGTCGAGGGCGCGGACTGGCGTCACCCCTGTGGTCCACACAGCGATCTGACCGGACTGCAGGCCCACCCGGTGGTGCACGTCTCGTGGCACGAGGCCGTGGCCTATGCGGAGTGGGTCGGCGGTCGGTTGCCGACGGAGACCGAATGGGAGCGGGCGGCCCGGGGCGGACTCGATCAGTTCGAGTACCCATGGGGTGACGAGCTGACGCCCGCCGGCCGGCACATGTGCAACATCTGGCAGGGCGAGTTCCCGATGCGCAACACGCTCGACGACGGGTATCTGGGGACGTCGCCGGTCGGGACGTATCCGCCCAACGCCTGGGGACTCCACGACACGGCCGGCAACGTGTGGGAGTGGTGCGCCGACGAGTTCGCCGACCGCCCGAATCACCGGGTCATCCGCGGCGGCTCGTATCTGTGCCACGACTCCTACTGCAACCGCTATCGGGTCGGCGCCCGTTCGTCGAACACCTTCGACACCTCGACGGGCAACATGGGGTTCCGGGTGGCATTCCCTCCCCGTTGA
- a CDS encoding alpha/beta fold hydrolase — protein sequence MGPPVVLLHGFATSTERTWREPGWFDLLKDARRRVFGIDLLGHGDADKPTDPAAYDDLVAPVMDQFPETPADVVGYSLGARTALEIAIRHPDRVNRLVLAAVGENLVATSDTAAGEMTPNVADHFESLIAAPGNDADALRACISRERRTFSAAELATVRARCLIVIGSDDFAGPPEPLADLLPDATIKVLPGIDHFGLPKQFGFIDAALEFIEAVPDWG from the coding sequence ATGGGGCCTCCTGTCGTTCTTCTCCACGGCTTCGCCACGTCGACCGAACGCACCTGGCGCGAACCCGGGTGGTTCGATCTGCTGAAGGACGCTCGGCGGCGGGTGTTCGGGATCGATCTTCTCGGCCATGGCGATGCCGACAAGCCCACCGACCCGGCGGCCTACGACGATCTCGTCGCCCCGGTGATGGACCAGTTCCCCGAAACCCCGGCCGACGTGGTGGGCTACTCGCTCGGCGCCCGCACCGCGCTCGAGATCGCCATCCGCCATCCCGACCGGGTGAACCGGCTCGTGCTCGCCGCCGTGGGCGAGAACCTGGTCGCCACCTCCGACACCGCCGCCGGTGAGATGACGCCCAACGTGGCCGACCACTTCGAGTCCCTCATCGCCGCCCCCGGCAACGACGCCGACGCACTGCGCGCCTGCATCAGCCGCGAACGGCGCACCTTCTCCGCGGCCGAGCTCGCCACCGTTCGGGCGCGGTGCCTGATCGTCATCGGTTCCGACGACTTCGCCGGTCCGCCCGAGCCGTTGGCGGACCTGCTCCCCGACGCCACCATCAAGGTGCTGCCCGGCATCGATCACTTCGGCCTGCCGAAGCAGTTCGGCTTCATCGACGCCGCGCTCGAGTTCATCGAGGCCGTGCCCGACTGGGGCTGA
- a CDS encoding YegS/Rv2252/BmrU family lipid kinase — translation MSRVHLLIGPESGKGRAAAARETVMATISGEGHEPVDITGSSAAASRAAAAAAVADGASRLIVVGGDGMAQLAVSAVAGTDTVLGIVPIGTGNDFVRGLSTIPDDITAAARLALGEGKPLDAIRTETGWVASVATAGFSGDVNERANGMRFPRGSSRYTLATLAELPTLRARHLRLTIDGTTTELDSVLLAIANTGWFGGGMHIAPDAEPDDGLLDVTVVGAVGRLELLRFFRLVFSGRHTTHPAVQTLKGRRITIEADDLDLWGDGEAIGPAPATFEVVPGALHIAR, via the coding sequence GTGAGTCGCGTCCACCTGCTGATCGGCCCCGAGTCGGGCAAGGGACGGGCCGCCGCAGCACGTGAAACGGTCATGGCCACGATCAGCGGCGAGGGACACGAACCCGTGGACATCACGGGCTCCTCGGCCGCCGCGAGCAGGGCCGCGGCTGCCGCTGCGGTGGCCGACGGGGCATCGCGTCTCATCGTCGTCGGGGGCGACGGCATGGCCCAGCTCGCGGTGTCCGCGGTGGCCGGCACCGACACGGTCCTGGGCATCGTCCCGATCGGCACCGGCAACGACTTCGTGCGCGGCCTGTCCACCATCCCCGACGACATCACGGCGGCGGCCCGGTTGGCGCTGGGCGAGGGAAAGCCGCTCGACGCGATCCGCACCGAGACGGGTTGGGTTGCATCGGTGGCGACCGCAGGCTTCTCGGGTGACGTCAACGAACGAGCCAACGGCATGCGGTTCCCCCGCGGGTCGTCTCGCTACACCCTGGCGACGCTGGCCGAGCTGCCCACGCTGCGGGCCCGCCACCTGCGGCTGACGATCGACGGCACCACCACCGAACTCGATTCGGTGCTACTGGCCATCGCGAACACCGGCTGGTTCGGCGGTGGCATGCACATCGCCCCCGACGCGGAACCCGACGACGGGCTGCTCGACGTGACCGTGGTCGGCGCCGTGGGACGTCTCGAACTGCTGCGCTTCTTCCGGCTGGTCTTCAGTGGTCGCCACACGACCCACCCGGCGGTGCAGACCCTGAAGGGCCGTCGCATCACGATCGAAGCCGACGACCTCGATCTCTGGGGCGACGGCGAGGCGATCGGGCCAGCGCCGGCCACGTTCGAGGTCGTGCCGGGCGCGCTGCACATTGCTCGATGA
- a CDS encoding CoA transferase, whose protein sequence is MIPPLEGLQLIEGSAFVAAPSGGMTLAQLGADVIRFDQIGGGLDARRWPLTAEGESIYWAGLNKGKRSIAVDLRSPRAREILTELIRRAGTFLTNFPASGWMAYDTLAAEREDLVMLAVTGNRDGTTALDYTVNCAVGYPLATGPVDRDDPVNHVLPAWDLVCGQTAALGLLAADRNRLRNGVGANMSLALSDVAIAAVAALGHVGEAQINGTQRERFGNDLYGAFGAEFGTADGERVYAVGISPKQWRSLLEATEATDAVAAVESAGGWNFRDEGDRFLARSEVIACVAPWIAARPLAEVAARFDELGVCWGRYQSFRQLVDDDPRCSTDSELFREVEQPGIGSYLSPGSPVAFDGLLPQEPVAAPRLGQHTDEILGDVLGLTGAEIGALRDDGTVA, encoded by the coding sequence GTGATCCCGCCCCTCGAGGGCCTCCAGCTCATCGAGGGATCGGCGTTCGTTGCCGCGCCCTCGGGCGGGATGACACTCGCCCAGTTGGGTGCCGACGTGATCCGCTTCGATCAGATCGGTGGCGGGCTCGACGCCCGCCGCTGGCCGCTCACGGCCGAGGGCGAGTCGATCTACTGGGCCGGCCTGAACAAGGGCAAGCGGTCCATCGCCGTCGATCTGCGTTCTCCCCGGGCGCGTGAGATCCTGACGGAACTGATTCGGCGGGCCGGCACGTTCCTCACGAACTTCCCGGCCTCGGGATGGATGGCCTACGACACCCTGGCGGCCGAGCGGGAAGACCTGGTGATGCTCGCCGTGACCGGCAACCGCGACGGCACGACGGCGCTCGACTACACGGTCAACTGTGCGGTCGGCTATCCACTGGCCACTGGTCCCGTCGATCGCGACGACCCGGTCAACCACGTGCTGCCCGCATGGGATCTCGTGTGCGGACAGACCGCGGCGCTCGGCCTCCTCGCCGCCGACCGCAATCGGCTCCGCAACGGGGTGGGCGCGAACATGAGCCTGGCTCTGTCCGATGTCGCCATCGCCGCAGTGGCCGCTCTCGGCCATGTCGGTGAAGCCCAGATCAACGGGACACAGCGCGAACGCTTCGGCAACGACCTGTATGGCGCCTTCGGGGCCGAGTTCGGCACCGCCGACGGCGAACGGGTCTACGCGGTCGGGATCAGCCCGAAGCAGTGGCGCAGCCTGCTCGAGGCCACCGAGGCCACCGACGCGGTGGCCGCGGTCGAGTCGGCGGGCGGTTGGAACTTCCGCGATGAAGGCGACCGGTTCCTGGCCCGCAGCGAGGTCATCGCGTGCGTCGCTCCGTGGATCGCGGCCCGCCCCCTCGCCGAGGTCGCCGCTCGATTCGACGAGCTCGGTGTGTGCTGGGGCCGCTACCAGTCGTTTCGTCAGCTGGTCGACGACGACCCTCGCTGCTCGACCGACAGTGAGCTGTTCCGCGAGGTCGAGCAGCCCGGTATCGGCAGCTACCTCAGCCCCGGCTCGCCGGTGGCGTTCGACGGCCTGCTCCCACAGGAGCCCGTGGCTGCGCCGCGACTCGGCCAGCACACCGACGAAATCCTCGGCGACGTGCTGGGTCTCACGGGTGCCGAGATCGGCGCGCTGCGCGACGACGGAACCGTGGCCTGA
- a CDS encoding NUDIX domain-containing protein: MTAEDRVGRDKARIDEWIRYAATSGETPAIDAATVVVLRDGDDGVETLMLRRNSKIAFGGMWVFPGGRVDEADRAAAADALDAARIAAVREAEEEAALVIPAGELVMFAHWIPPPIAPKRYATWFFAARVADRAHRIDDGEIVESDWMTPEECLGRHHQGEIELAPPTWVTLHSLRGHGRVDGALTTLADRPARHHATRIGRTDEGPVAMWEGDAGYDAADPTITGPRHRLEMYAEGYHYDDSGVRG, translated from the coding sequence ATGACCGCTGAGGACCGCGTGGGCCGAGACAAGGCCCGGATCGACGAATGGATCCGTTACGCGGCCACCAGTGGTGAAACCCCGGCGATCGACGCGGCCACCGTGGTGGTGCTGCGCGACGGCGACGACGGCGTCGAGACGCTGATGCTGCGCCGCAACTCGAAGATCGCCTTCGGCGGCATGTGGGTGTTCCCCGGCGGCCGGGTCGACGAGGCCGACCGCGCCGCGGCTGCCGACGCCCTCGATGCGGCGCGGATCGCCGCCGTTCGCGAGGCCGAGGAGGAAGCCGCGCTCGTCATCCCCGCCGGCGAACTCGTCATGTTCGCCCACTGGATACCTCCCCCGATCGCACCGAAGCGCTACGCGACCTGGTTCTTCGCGGCCCGGGTGGCCGACCGCGCCCATCGCATCGACGACGGCGAGATCGTCGAGAGCGACTGGATGACCCCGGAGGAATGTCTGGGTCGCCATCACCAGGGCGAGATCGAACTCGCCCCACCCACCTGGGTCACGCTCCACTCGCTCCGGGGCCACGGCCGTGTCGACGGCGCGCTGACGACCCTCGCGGACCGGCCCGCCCGCCACCACGCCACCCGGATCGGACGCACCGATGAAGGGCCCGTGGCCATGTGGGAGGGCGACGCCGGGTACGACGCGGCCGACCCCACCATCACCGGGCCCCGTCACCGTCTCGAGATGTACGCCGAGGGCTACCACTACGACGACTCCGGGGTACGCGGGTGA
- a CDS encoding WhiB family transcriptional regulator, which translates to MLEIIEPAEMPMGPSGSTEWMDVAACAGHSDLFFAPFAERPEARVRREAAARVICQGCVGLASCRDYARSNRELGFWGGESESERAEAGFPPTTPIIGRKRVAEQRARDAMASAS; encoded by the coding sequence GTGTTGGAGATCATCGAACCGGCCGAAATGCCGATGGGGCCGAGTGGATCGACGGAATGGATGGACGTGGCGGCCTGTGCCGGCCACAGCGATCTGTTCTTCGCTCCGTTCGCCGAACGGCCCGAGGCGCGGGTGCGCCGTGAGGCCGCCGCGCGGGTCATCTGTCAGGGATGTGTCGGGCTCGCGTCGTGCCGTGACTACGCCCGCAGCAATCGGGAGCTCGGCTTCTGGGGCGGCGAGAGCGAGTCCGAGCGAGCCGAGGCCGGCTTCCCTCCCACCACTCCCATCATCGGGCGCAAGCGCGTCGCCGAGCAGCGTGCTCGCGACGCGATGGCCAGCGCCTCCTGA
- a CDS encoding SDR family oxidoreductase, whose protein sequence is MARRTALIVGAGDPADGIAAGLADEGWEVLRLADDDLAWTDQTISEQLPGPNGADHEGLDLVVHARYPAPSRRRADLMDLTPDDWHRMADEPLEAAVRLARSAHPHLAASKGTLVFLVPLMASAGGEGFTPIACAAEGIRLLAKSVAKSWGDHEIRVHAITLDPGAFLSPADAEGMAEANSLQDPPLGRVPDLTTEVAPILAALTTDDFTALVGASLVVDGGLWMPG, encoded by the coding sequence ATGGCTCGACGAACTGCACTGATCGTCGGTGCCGGCGATCCCGCCGACGGCATCGCCGCCGGTCTCGCCGACGAAGGGTGGGAGGTGTTGCGGCTCGCCGACGACGATCTCGCCTGGACCGACCAGACCATCAGCGAGCAACTCCCTGGTCCGAACGGCGCTGATCACGAGGGGCTCGACCTCGTGGTGCATGCCCGGTACCCGGCGCCCTCCCGGCGGCGAGCCGACCTCATGGACCTGACGCCCGACGACTGGCATCGGATGGCCGACGAACCGCTCGAGGCGGCCGTGCGGCTGGCCCGCAGCGCCCATCCACACCTCGCCGCGTCGAAGGGCACGCTCGTGTTCCTCGTCCCCCTGATGGCATCCGCGGGCGGCGAGGGGTTCACCCCGATCGCCTGCGCGGCCGAAGGCATCCGACTCCTGGCCAAGTCGGTGGCGAAGTCCTGGGGCGACCACGAGATCCGTGTCCACGCCATCACTCTCGACCCGGGTGCCTTCCTCTCCCCCGCCGATGCGGAAGGGATGGCCGAGGCCAACTCACTCCAGGACCCACCGCTCGGTCGGGTCCCCGACCTGACCACCGAGGTCGCCCCCATCCTGGCGGCCCTCACGACCGACGACTTCACCGCGCTGGTCGGCGCCTCCCTGGTCGTCGACGGCGGACTCTGGATGCCCGGATGA
- a CDS encoding SDR family NAD(P)-dependent oxidoreductase, which produces MTGRLEDRRTIITGASRGIGAGIAERSAGEGARLALVARTLDAHPTLAGSLNETAERCRALGADVVTIVADLTDETDRARVVPEAADALGGHIEVLVNNAAGAIYQTLDTYPLKRRRLMTEINIHCPLDLAQAALPGMAAAGEGWIVNLSSGSARPPDGPPYDLGGVRGTYGFYAASKAMLNRLSMAMAAEWHEHGVRVNTVEPKAAVLSEGADELVGAQLSEDQIESMEAMCEAALWLCDCGPDHTGKVEASLDLLTREGVAPMNLQGTALHPNGHRR; this is translated from the coding sequence ATGACAGGACGACTCGAGGACCGCCGCACGATCATCACGGGTGCGAGCCGCGGTATCGGTGCGGGCATCGCCGAGCGATCGGCCGGCGAGGGAGCGCGACTGGCGTTGGTCGCCCGCACCCTCGATGCGCACCCGACGCTGGCGGGATCACTCAACGAGACGGCCGAACGCTGCCGCGCCCTCGGCGCCGACGTCGTCACGATCGTCGCCGATCTCACCGACGAGACGGACCGGGCCCGGGTCGTGCCCGAGGCAGCCGATGCGCTCGGCGGTCACATCGAGGTGCTCGTGAACAATGCGGCCGGCGCGATCTATCAGACCCTCGACACCTACCCGTTGAAGCGGCGTCGCCTGATGACGGAGATCAACATCCACTGTCCGCTGGATCTCGCGCAGGCTGCCCTGCCGGGGATGGCCGCAGCCGGCGAAGGGTGGATCGTGAACCTGTCGAGCGGATCGGCCCGACCGCCCGACGGCCCGCCCTACGACCTCGGCGGGGTGCGCGGCACCTACGGGTTCTATGCCGCGTCCAAGGCGATGCTCAACCGGCTCAGCATGGCGATGGCCGCGGAATGGCACGAGCACGGCGTGCGGGTCAACACCGTCGAGCCGAAAGCCGCGGTGCTCTCGGAGGGGGCCGACGAACTCGTGGGCGCACAGCTCTCCGAGGACCAGATCGAGTCGATGGAAGCCATGTGCGAGGCCGCCCTCTGGCTCTGTGACTGCGGCCCCGATCACACGGGCAAGGTCGAGGCGAGCCTCGACCTGCTCACCCGCGAAGGGGTGGCACCGATGAACCTGCAGGGCACGGCCCTGCACCCCAACGGCCATCGACGATGA